A part of Myxococcus landrumus genomic DNA contains:
- a CDS encoding class I SAM-dependent DNA methyltransferase — protein MAMEIQWEAQARALFQDLMGKGPPEAFKDSASAAIEREAERGARARGVNQIEREDVARACLHVAPPAFRPRVMKNLAAHGLDGNAFLPPDKQVAAPPAAPKKLEDSYDSEWDRVHARLAGHREEVSRIYAMKKRTGPLRVLDLACGTGKHLQEFARDGHVCHGVDQQGWKLDKAAEQARAQGLDIAFTNADLKTLALSGTFDLVVCLYAMSTMTSDEDARATLDVARRHLAEDGLFVFNVINKAANTDPNAPMYRSVHVEHHLRDYTFEEVVELLRGAGLEPGPTQSSTVLDVKDLDLFIAARHGSAPHGK, from the coding sequence ATGGCCATGGAAATCCAGTGGGAAGCCCAGGCACGGGCGCTGTTCCAGGACCTGATGGGAAAGGGGCCTCCAGAGGCCTTCAAGGACTCGGCCTCGGCCGCCATCGAGCGGGAGGCGGAGCGCGGCGCCCGAGCGCGCGGCGTCAACCAGATTGAGCGGGAGGATGTCGCGCGGGCGTGCCTGCACGTGGCGCCTCCGGCCTTCCGGCCGCGGGTGATGAAGAACCTCGCCGCCCATGGCCTGGACGGCAATGCCTTCCTTCCTCCGGACAAGCAGGTCGCCGCGCCTCCCGCCGCCCCGAAGAAGCTGGAGGACTCCTATGACTCCGAATGGGACCGCGTGCACGCGCGGCTCGCGGGCCACCGGGAGGAAGTCTCACGCATCTACGCCATGAAGAAGCGGACGGGGCCGTTGCGCGTGCTGGACCTCGCGTGTGGCACCGGCAAGCACCTGCAGGAGTTCGCTCGCGACGGACACGTCTGCCACGGCGTGGACCAGCAAGGCTGGAAGCTGGACAAGGCCGCCGAGCAGGCTCGCGCGCAGGGCCTGGACATCGCGTTCACCAACGCGGACCTGAAGACGCTGGCGCTGTCGGGCACGTTCGACCTGGTGGTGTGCCTCTACGCGATGAGCACCATGACCTCCGACGAGGACGCGCGGGCCACGCTGGACGTCGCCCGCCGTCACCTCGCCGAGGACGGCCTCTTCGTCTTCAACGTCATCAACAAGGCGGCCAACACGGACCCGAACGCTCCCATGTACCGCTCCGTGCATGTGGAGCACCACCTGCGCGACTACACGTTCGAGGAGGTGGTGGAGCTCTTGAGAGGGGCGGGACTCGAGCCTGGGCCGACCCAGTCCTCGACGGTGTTGGACGTGAAGGACCTGGACCTGTTCATCGCAGCCCGGCATGGGAGCGCGCCCCATGGAAAGTAG
- a CDS encoding amidohydrolase family protein, translating into MSNTVADKARSSLTVDMDRHVQETWRIFQDYAEPQFRSHVYRKVDLPDGSSRIAIGERVMAFSGAMWDDPYANRMFDDHRFWPNHPLREGFDPKGYLSTMDAEGIDVALLTPTLALGNATIPNGIAGSALCRAYGRWVAEFASTAPKRLRPVYPVNLHDVTLAVKDARWAIETLGLAGFLVVPLPVGERALHDAALDPFWSLAQELDVPIQVHTISSLPDAEGRGPLVDVVAGAKRFGGSLFLHHLVSHRIEQQLALASLIAGGVLERFPKLRLVFVEAGGEWVRGWLAEMDARYDSPMMRRSVPWLTLRPSEYFQRQCLAAFHANEPLRGALGKELGAGQLAWASDYPHHDSLFPGAGEAVRKEVSTLALEDQERILGGNAARFYGWV; encoded by the coding sequence ATGAGCAACACCGTTGCTGACAAGGCTCGGTCCTCGCTGACGGTCGACATGGACCGGCACGTCCAGGAGACGTGGCGCATCTTCCAGGACTACGCCGAGCCGCAGTTCCGCTCGCACGTCTACCGCAAGGTGGACCTGCCGGACGGCTCGTCGCGCATCGCCATCGGCGAGCGGGTGATGGCGTTCTCCGGGGCCATGTGGGACGACCCCTACGCGAACCGGATGTTCGACGACCACCGCTTCTGGCCGAACCACCCGCTGCGCGAGGGCTTCGACCCGAAGGGCTACCTGTCGACGATGGACGCGGAGGGCATCGACGTGGCGCTGCTCACGCCCACGCTCGCCCTGGGCAACGCCACCATTCCCAACGGCATCGCCGGCTCCGCGCTCTGCCGCGCCTACGGTCGCTGGGTGGCCGAGTTCGCGAGCACCGCGCCGAAGCGGCTGCGGCCCGTGTACCCCGTCAACCTGCACGATGTGACTCTGGCCGTGAAGGACGCGCGCTGGGCCATCGAGACGCTGGGCCTCGCGGGCTTCCTGGTCGTCCCGCTGCCGGTGGGAGAGCGCGCGCTGCACGACGCCGCGTTGGACCCGTTCTGGAGCCTCGCGCAGGAATTGGATGTCCCCATCCAGGTGCACACCATCTCCTCGCTGCCGGACGCGGAGGGACGCGGGCCGCTGGTGGACGTGGTCGCGGGGGCGAAGCGGTTTGGCGGGAGCCTCTTCTTGCACCACCTCGTCTCCCACCGCATCGAGCAGCAGCTCGCGCTCGCCAGCCTCATCGCGGGCGGGGTGCTGGAGCGCTTCCCGAAGCTGCGGCTCGTCTTCGTCGAGGCGGGCGGCGAGTGGGTGAGGGGATGGCTGGCGGAGATGGACGCCCGCTACGACTCCCCGATGATGAGGCGCAGCGTGCCCTGGCTCACGCTGCGGCCCAGTGAGTACTTCCAGCGGCAATGCCTGGCGGCGTTCCACGCCAACGAGCCCTTGCGCGGCGCCCTCGGCAAGGAGCTGGGCGCGGGGCAGCTCGCGTGGGCCTCTGACTATCCCCATCACGACTCGCTCTTCCCGGGCGCCGGTGAGGCGGTGCGCAAGGAGGTCTCGACGCTGGCGCTGGAGGACCAGGAACGAATCCTCGGAGGAAACGCAGCACGCTTCTACGGGTGGGTGTGA
- the hemW gene encoding radical SAM family heme chaperone HemW — protein MSDSPGYEFWREYPDHDPQAVVWYPLTYGPLDVNTVWPQAGPEPKHETSLYIHIPFCAVICPFCPFNKFASVEKMMSEFVIAVKREIELLASRSYWSNAHISAAFFGGGTPTALSGERLADIIETCRKLLRFSDDTELTVEGSPETLTPEKLKILRDVGVNRISFGVQSFDDHYLKMLGRGHNAATARKTIDMVADAGFDNVAIDLMYRLPGQTLEEVEKDLDTALRSGVSHISAYSLFVEPGSPLARVQHRGKLLPLPDEETDLEMFRLVIDRLAQSNFELYTLYDFAPPGRRCEHHVINWHAPQKEYVGIGPGAFSFVRNGRDEFVYGNVNPLERYFDLLREGKLPIDFGVHLSEEEQMARYMVLGTNGLDIPKAPFEQRFGQSITSVFGETVDRLQGWGLVEDLPERVSLTRKGRLYLANVGKSFCTERNRMKPHPAGVDLQKGAGQSLIGINK, from the coding sequence ATGAGTGACAGCCCCGGCTACGAGTTCTGGCGCGAGTACCCGGACCACGACCCCCAGGCGGTGGTCTGGTACCCGCTTACCTATGGCCCGCTGGACGTCAACACCGTCTGGCCCCAGGCGGGGCCCGAGCCCAAGCACGAGACGTCGCTCTACATCCACATTCCGTTCTGCGCCGTCATCTGTCCGTTCTGCCCGTTCAACAAGTTCGCGTCCGTCGAGAAGATGATGTCGGAGTTCGTCATCGCGGTGAAACGCGAGATTGAACTGCTGGCGTCGCGCTCCTACTGGTCCAATGCGCACATCAGCGCGGCCTTCTTCGGCGGAGGCACCCCGACGGCCCTGTCTGGAGAGCGGCTGGCCGACATCATCGAGACGTGCCGCAAGCTGCTGCGCTTCAGCGACGACACGGAGCTGACCGTCGAGGGCAGCCCGGAGACGCTGACGCCCGAGAAGCTGAAGATTCTGCGCGACGTGGGCGTCAACCGCATCAGCTTCGGCGTCCAGTCCTTCGACGACCACTACCTGAAGATGCTGGGGCGCGGTCACAACGCGGCGACCGCGCGGAAGACCATCGACATGGTCGCCGACGCGGGCTTCGACAACGTCGCCATCGACCTGATGTACCGCCTGCCAGGGCAGACGCTGGAGGAGGTGGAGAAGGACCTGGACACGGCGCTGCGCTCGGGCGTCAGCCACATCAGCGCCTACAGCCTCTTCGTGGAGCCGGGCTCCCCGCTGGCCCGCGTGCAGCACCGGGGCAAGCTGCTCCCGCTGCCGGACGAAGAGACGGACCTGGAGATGTTCCGGCTGGTCATCGACCGGCTCGCCCAGTCGAACTTCGAGCTGTACACGCTCTATGACTTCGCCCCGCCCGGCAGGCGGTGCGAGCACCACGTCATCAACTGGCACGCGCCCCAGAAGGAATACGTCGGCATTGGTCCGGGCGCCTTCTCCTTCGTGCGCAACGGGCGCGACGAGTTCGTCTACGGCAACGTCAACCCGCTGGAGCGCTACTTCGACCTCCTGCGCGAGGGGAAGCTGCCCATCGACTTCGGCGTGCACCTCTCCGAGGAGGAGCAGATGGCCCGCTACATGGTGCTGGGCACCAACGGGCTGGACATCCCCAAGGCCCCCTTCGAGCAGCGCTTCGGCCAGTCCATCACCTCGGTGTTCGGCGAGACAGTGGACCGGCTCCAGGGCTGGGGGCTGGTGGAGGACCTGCCGGAGCGCGTGTCGCTGACTCGCAAGGGCCGTCTGTACCTGGCCAACGTTGGAAAGTCTTTCTGCACGGAGAGGAACCGGATGAAGCCACACCCCGCGGGGGTGGACCTGCAGAAGGGTGCCGGTCAAAGCCTGATTGGCATCAATAAGTAG
- a CDS encoding cytochrome P450 → MSQTPDISIFSPSFLANPFPIYQQLREQAPVFWSRELGAWLISRYADVKMLLTDERATPDQKAWAGFPELKNSAQPTEHVQWALDATLLLCHGAQHARMRRFANTPFQSAGCGRIARVTEQVVHEVLAGFSGRKEIDLLADFSAPIRIKVMGRLFGAGFTPEEEEFLVTGTNLALGFLEPSLAPEAISRNEGALRGFRSLVENVIRRGQEAGAGDSILGDLLQPNREGDRLSDEEVLSLVFSFLLAGTEANGSLITMGVLLLLEHSGQLAHLQREPDRYPDAIREILRYRSFTKFLPRYLKEDITLHGNVMKQGQIALLLFQSAFRDPETFENPDVFDVMRKRSHELLAFGAGPHRCVGERMAEIEAVIALREFFKRFPKATLRGSEADWVKHHMLVAVPRSVPVVPVLLS, encoded by the coding sequence ATGTCACAGACGCCCGATATCAGCATCTTCAGCCCTTCGTTCCTCGCGAATCCCTTTCCCATCTACCAACAGCTCCGGGAGCAGGCGCCGGTGTTCTGGTCCCGGGAGCTGGGGGCCTGGCTCATCTCCCGCTACGCCGATGTGAAGATGCTCCTCACGGACGAGCGCGCGACGCCCGACCAGAAGGCCTGGGCGGGCTTCCCCGAGCTGAAGAACTCCGCGCAGCCGACGGAGCATGTCCAGTGGGCGCTCGACGCCACGCTGCTGCTCTGCCACGGCGCCCAGCACGCGCGGATGCGGCGCTTCGCCAACACCCCGTTCCAGTCGGCGGGCTGCGGCCGCATCGCGCGGGTGACGGAGCAGGTCGTCCACGAGGTGCTGGCGGGCTTCTCCGGGCGCAAGGAGATAGACCTGCTCGCGGACTTCTCGGCGCCCATCCGCATCAAGGTCATGGGGCGCCTGTTCGGTGCGGGCTTCACGCCGGAGGAGGAGGAGTTCCTCGTCACGGGGACGAACCTGGCGCTAGGCTTCCTGGAGCCCTCGCTCGCGCCGGAGGCCATCTCCCGGAACGAGGGCGCGCTGCGTGGCTTCCGCTCGCTCGTGGAGAACGTCATCCGCCGCGGGCAGGAGGCGGGGGCGGGGGACTCCATCCTGGGGGACCTGCTCCAGCCCAATCGCGAAGGGGACCGGCTGTCCGACGAGGAGGTGCTCTCCTTGGTGTTCTCCTTCCTGCTGGCCGGCACCGAGGCCAACGGGAGCCTCATCACCATGGGCGTGTTGCTGCTGCTGGAGCACTCGGGGCAGCTGGCCCACCTCCAGCGGGAGCCGGACCGCTACCCGGACGCCATCCGGGAGATTCTCCGTTACCGGAGCTTCACCAAATTCCTGCCACGCTACTTGAAGGAAGACATCACGCTTCACGGAAACGTCATGAAACAAGGGCAGATTGCCCTGCTCTTGTTTCAGTCCGCCTTCAGAGATCCTGAGACGTTCGAAAACCCAGACGTCTTCGACGTCATGCGCAAGCGCTCGCATGAGCTGCTCGCCTTCGGCGCTGGCCCGCACCGGTGCGTGGGGGAGCGGATGGCGGAAATCGAGGCTGTGATTGCGCTGAGGGAGTTCTTCAAGCGCTTCCCCAAGGCGACGCTGCGGGGCAGCGAGGCGGACTGGGTGAAACACCATATGCTCGTCGCCGTGCCCCGGTCCGTGCCCGTCGTGCCTGTATTGCTTTCATAG
- the hemW gene encoding radical SAM family heme chaperone HemW, whose translation MESSFPLYRYWSDYPKRDVEYVRWYPPTMQVVDGETILEALGRGPEAAAFYLHIPFCKDVCPYCPFNKYRMRDDRAKAFMDGVLREIDLVAAQRHKRGTKTSGGYFGGGTPTAMETPDLLRLIEHTLERLPPEPGSEVTMEANPDTVDLEKLRQLRASGINRISFGVQSFRPEFLKILGRTHGVDGAVKAIELARQAGFDNIAIDLIYRVPGQTVPLWESDLRKALELGVDHISTYCLFLDPGTRLYNETLMGHVAAYPPESEEVAMYQATQQVLGAAGFVHYTINDFARRMGRRSEHHLMNWQAPQRSYAGMGPGAFSYTEGDEAFLYCTIHSLQEYLDVLKEGRLPVRLANKLTPEERRSRYMVMGLRCLSVSKAGFRRRFGQEMTDVFGPPIEQLKEWGLLDEDGEQVFMTERGRHFASNVLKAFYTPANRGKPQAIGVELLAGKGLSLVSVGQQRTETGT comes from the coding sequence ATGGAAAGTAGCTTTCCGCTCTACCGCTACTGGAGTGACTACCCCAAGCGTGACGTCGAATACGTCCGCTGGTACCCGCCCACGATGCAGGTGGTGGACGGGGAGACCATCCTGGAGGCCCTGGGCCGAGGTCCCGAGGCCGCGGCCTTCTACCTCCACATCCCGTTCTGCAAGGACGTCTGTCCCTACTGTCCCTTCAACAAGTACCGGATGCGGGATGACCGGGCCAAGGCGTTCATGGACGGCGTCCTGCGGGAGATAGACCTCGTCGCCGCGCAGCGCCACAAGCGGGGCACGAAGACGAGCGGCGGGTACTTCGGCGGTGGCACGCCCACGGCCATGGAGACGCCGGACCTGCTCCGCCTCATCGAGCACACGCTGGAGCGCCTGCCTCCGGAGCCCGGCTCCGAAGTCACCATGGAGGCCAACCCCGACACCGTCGACCTGGAGAAGCTCCGGCAGCTTCGCGCCAGCGGCATCAACCGCATCAGCTTCGGCGTGCAGTCCTTCCGGCCCGAGTTCCTCAAGATTCTGGGGCGCACGCACGGCGTGGACGGCGCGGTGAAGGCCATCGAGCTGGCGCGGCAGGCGGGCTTCGACAACATCGCCATCGACCTCATCTACCGCGTGCCGGGGCAGACGGTGCCGCTGTGGGAGTCGGACCTGCGCAAGGCGCTGGAGCTGGGCGTGGACCACATCAGCACCTACTGCTTGTTCCTGGACCCGGGGACGCGCCTCTACAACGAGACGCTGATGGGCCACGTGGCCGCCTATCCCCCCGAGTCCGAGGAGGTGGCGATGTATCAGGCCACGCAGCAGGTGCTGGGGGCCGCGGGCTTCGTCCACTACACCATCAACGACTTCGCGCGGCGGATGGGGCGGCGCTCGGAGCACCACTTGATGAACTGGCAGGCGCCGCAGCGCAGCTACGCGGGCATGGGCCCCGGCGCGTTCAGCTACACGGAGGGAGACGAGGCCTTCCTCTACTGCACCATCCACTCGCTTCAGGAGTACCTGGATGTGTTGAAGGAGGGCCGGCTGCCGGTGCGGCTCGCCAACAAGTTGACCCCGGAGGAGCGGCGCTCTCGTTACATGGTCATGGGGCTGCGCTGCCTGTCGGTGAGCAAGGCGGGCTTCCGTCGCCGCTTCGGCCAGGAGATGACGGACGTGTTCGGTCCGCCCATCGAGCAGCTCAAGGAGTGGGGCCTGCTCGACGAGGACGGTGAGCAGGTCTTCATGACGGAGCGAGGCCGCCACTTCGCGTCCAACGTACTCAAGGCCTTCTACACCCCCGCCAACCGGGGCAAGCCGCAAGCCATTGGCGTGGAGTTGCTCGCGGGCAAGGGGCTGAGCCTCGTCTCCGTGGGCCAGCAGCGCACGGAGACCGGGACATGA
- a CDS encoding 4-hydroxyphenylacetate 3-hydroxylase family protein has product MRTGPQYLQSLDDGRQVFLSGIRVRDVAAHPALAGCARTLANLYDAQVRPELQDLLTMEGPAGKRVSLAWMVPKSTADLERRRRMIEHLARQQGGTMGRLPDYVPLIALGLYSARGQLARASPEWAGNVERYFNTCRDADLLLTHSFADRQIDRSKPSAALNHLQVVSRDSEHLVVRGIKSMATLGPLANEYLVLTPPRAGLAPQQALFFSVPVATPGLRFICRQPFSEGAPADFPLSSRFDEMDAWAVFDDVRIPLSRVFLAENVDVLQAAWRQVNVFAYHHILIRMAVKAELFAGVSSLVAQQLGTSQFERVKEELADILRHVETLRAFIRAAEADPVLTREGIAMPNPRTLMVAHMYAVEQHPRLQQTLLSLCGQGVLMAPTHAELGSGELQEDLEHYLSGGPTAPADRVRLFRLAWDLAGGAFATRQVLFEQFNGRDLARNRLQFAQSYDVSTFEQMARRLAGIEPGEEQGR; this is encoded by the coding sequence ATGAGAACGGGTCCTCAGTACCTCCAGAGCCTCGATGACGGCCGGCAGGTGTTCCTCTCCGGCATCCGGGTGCGCGACGTGGCGGCGCACCCGGCGCTCGCGGGCTGCGCGCGCACGCTCGCGAACCTCTACGACGCGCAGGTCCGGCCCGAGCTCCAGGACCTGCTGACGATGGAAGGCCCGGCCGGCAAGCGCGTCAGCCTCGCCTGGATGGTGCCGAAGAGCACCGCGGACCTGGAGCGGCGGCGCCGGATGATTGAGCACCTGGCCCGCCAGCAGGGCGGCACCATGGGCCGGCTGCCCGACTACGTCCCGCTCATCGCCCTGGGGTTGTATTCCGCGCGCGGGCAGCTCGCGCGCGCCTCCCCGGAGTGGGCGGGCAACGTCGAGCGCTACTTCAACACCTGTCGCGACGCGGACCTGCTCCTCACGCACAGCTTCGCGGACCGGCAGATCGACCGCTCCAAGCCCAGCGCGGCGCTCAACCACCTCCAGGTGGTGAGTCGCGACTCGGAGCACCTCGTCGTCCGAGGCATCAAGTCCATGGCGACGCTGGGGCCGCTCGCCAACGAGTACCTGGTGCTGACGCCTCCGCGCGCCGGGCTCGCGCCGCAACAAGCGCTCTTCTTCTCAGTGCCCGTGGCCACGCCGGGCCTGCGCTTCATCTGCCGCCAGCCCTTCTCGGAGGGGGCGCCCGCGGACTTCCCGCTCAGCTCCCGCTTCGATGAGATGGACGCCTGGGCCGTCTTCGACGACGTGCGTATCCCGCTGTCGCGCGTCTTCCTCGCGGAGAACGTCGACGTGCTCCAGGCGGCCTGGCGGCAGGTGAACGTCTTCGCCTACCACCACATCCTCATCCGCATGGCCGTGAAGGCGGAGCTCTTCGCGGGGGTCAGCTCCCTGGTGGCCCAGCAACTGGGGACCTCGCAGTTCGAGCGGGTGAAGGAGGAGCTCGCGGACATCCTCCGGCACGTGGAGACACTGCGCGCCTTCATCCGCGCCGCGGAGGCCGACCCTGTCCTCACGCGCGAGGGCATCGCCATGCCCAACCCGCGCACGCTGATGGTCGCTCACATGTACGCGGTGGAGCAGCACCCCCGCCTCCAGCAGACGCTGCTCTCGCTGTGCGGCCAGGGCGTCCTCATGGCGCCCACCCACGCGGAGCTCGGCAGCGGCGAACTGCAAGAGGACTTGGAGCACTACCTCTCCGGCGGGCCCACGGCGCCCGCGGACCGGGTGCGCCTGTTCCGGCTGGCCTGGGACCTGGCGGGCGGCGCGTTCGCCACGCGGCAGGTGTTGTTCGAGCAGTTCAACGGCCGGGACCTGGCGCGCAACCGGCTCCAGTTCGCGCAGAGCTACGACGTGTCCACGTTCGAGCAGATGGCCCGGAGGCTCGCGGGAATCGAGCCGGGAGAGGAGCAGGGGCGATGA
- a CDS encoding protein-tyrosine phosphatase family protein, protein MMQAPGREEAEVILLDGTRLPGGFAVEYQWLTAQLAMGGMIGTASNVGVLEDARITHVINLQEEFDDAALLKDTGLVLRWLGVPDSLEPFPAEALGEALRFYRQAIARSDHRVYVHCMAGKNRSPLFVYALLRAEGWTEQAAVEAIRRASPAALLRRGALEAVEHLLPSLVEGRGTEAVSRCD, encoded by the coding sequence ATGATGCAGGCGCCCGGGCGCGAAGAGGCGGAGGTCATCCTGCTGGATGGGACGCGCCTGCCGGGAGGCTTCGCTGTCGAGTACCAATGGCTCACCGCCCAGCTCGCCATGGGCGGGATGATTGGCACCGCCTCGAATGTGGGCGTGCTGGAAGACGCGCGCATCACCCACGTCATCAACCTCCAGGAGGAGTTCGACGACGCGGCGCTGCTGAAGGACACCGGCCTGGTCCTTCGATGGCTCGGGGTGCCCGACTCGCTGGAGCCCTTTCCGGCGGAGGCGCTGGGTGAGGCCCTGCGTTTCTACCGGCAGGCCATCGCGAGGAGCGACCACCGCGTCTACGTCCATTGCATGGCGGGGAAGAACCGCTCGCCGCTCTTCGTGTACGCGCTGCTGCGGGCGGAGGGCTGGACGGAGCAGGCCGCCGTGGAGGCCATTCGCCGCGCCTCTCCGGCGGCGCTCTTGCGGCGCGGCGCGCTGGAGGCTGTCGAACATCTTCTGCCGAGCCTGGTGGAAGGACGCGGAACGGAGGCGGTCTCGCGATGCGACTGA
- a CDS encoding PEP-utilizing enzyme: protein MRLSAEIQTVVPSEAVWESPVPGAHWLRTWRLGEWLREPLSPLFETLLLPVLTKGREHSGSGRFGFRMPRAWHMQRPSYMVANGYFFARADPDPLSVLLLPPRFLFSELRGGWVDRWEQQGIRAYIDRLEGYGRQVEAAGSSVELLHALDQLALDVAEVWYVLSLASGGAAPLMQFLRGVGGRELRDVLGEDQLILYRGFWTRSLEAQRSVYLLAQEVASTPGLEGWLDESALPRLLREPQEVGVATDFRQRVLQHLELYGHETSVLDFATPTLAESPGPLAIALRCYSSAQAADPEQTVERLQREREEATEKLRGLLRGPRRLLFDTLLRRGQRYAVAREDSVFYLQMGWPVFRALLLELGRRLAEKGTLAAPDDVFYLTTGELHVHALHRLGQKLVGEVAERKARREARRQLTPPVRIPAEASAWGAAMRWPVNLRQLCAETESTASVLQGTAASPGRVRAVARVLTSPAEFDRLEEGNVLVAVATTPTWTPLFARASAVVTDVGAISSHSSIVAREYGIPAVVGTQQATRVIRDGQMVTVDGTAGRVHLE, encoded by the coding sequence ATGCGACTGAGCGCTGAAATCCAGACCGTCGTCCCCTCCGAGGCGGTCTGGGAGAGTCCCGTCCCCGGGGCCCACTGGCTGCGGACATGGCGGCTGGGGGAGTGGCTGCGTGAGCCGCTGTCGCCGCTCTTCGAGACGTTGCTCCTGCCCGTGCTGACGAAGGGGAGGGAGCACTCCGGCAGCGGACGGTTCGGCTTCCGGATGCCTCGGGCGTGGCACATGCAGCGGCCGTCGTACATGGTGGCGAACGGCTACTTCTTCGCGCGCGCCGACCCCGACCCGTTGAGCGTGCTCCTCCTTCCTCCGCGCTTCCTCTTCTCCGAGCTGCGGGGAGGTTGGGTCGACCGGTGGGAGCAGCAGGGGATTCGCGCGTACATCGACCGGCTGGAGGGCTATGGCCGCCAGGTGGAGGCGGCGGGCTCCTCGGTCGAGCTGCTTCACGCGCTCGACCAGCTCGCGCTCGACGTGGCGGAGGTCTGGTACGTCCTGAGCCTGGCTTCGGGTGGCGCGGCGCCGCTCATGCAGTTCCTGCGAGGCGTGGGGGGCCGGGAGCTTCGCGACGTGCTTGGAGAGGATCAGCTCATCCTCTATCGCGGCTTCTGGACGCGCTCCCTGGAGGCCCAGCGCAGCGTGTACCTGCTCGCGCAGGAGGTGGCCTCCACCCCGGGCCTCGAGGGCTGGCTGGACGAGAGCGCACTGCCTCGGCTCCTCCGGGAGCCGCAGGAGGTGGGCGTGGCGACGGACTTCCGCCAGCGTGTCCTCCAGCACCTCGAGCTGTATGGGCATGAGACGTCGGTGCTCGACTTCGCGACGCCCACGCTGGCGGAGAGCCCCGGACCGCTCGCCATCGCGCTGCGCTGTTACAGCTCCGCCCAGGCCGCCGACCCCGAGCAGACCGTTGAGCGACTGCAGCGGGAGCGCGAGGAGGCGACGGAGAAGCTGCGGGGGCTGCTGCGAGGTCCTCGGCGCCTGCTGTTCGACACGTTGCTGAGGCGCGGGCAGCGCTACGCCGTGGCGCGCGAGGACTCGGTGTTCTACCTGCAGATGGGGTGGCCCGTCTTCCGCGCGCTGCTCCTCGAATTGGGACGCCGCCTCGCCGAGAAGGGCACCCTCGCCGCGCCGGACGACGTCTTCTACCTCACCACCGGAGAGCTGCATGTGCATGCCCTCCATCGGCTCGGCCAGAAGCTGGTGGGGGAGGTCGCGGAGCGGAAGGCGCGGCGCGAGGCCCGACGACAGCTCACCCCGCCCGTGCGCATTCCGGCGGAGGCTTCGGCCTGGGGCGCGGCGATGCGCTGGCCCGTCAACCTCCGGCAGTTGTGCGCGGAGACGGAGTCCACGGCGTCCGTTCTCCAGGGCACCGCGGCCAGCCCGGGCCGTGTGCGCGCGGTCGCGCGAGTGCTGACCTCGCCCGCGGAGTTCGACCGGCTCGAGGAGGGCAATGTCCTGGTCGCGGTGGCCACCACGCCCACCTGGACGCCGCTGTTCGCGCGCGCCTCGGCGGTGGTCACCGACGTGGGCGCCATCTCCTCGCACAGCTCCATTGTCGCGCGCGAGTACGGAATCCCCGCCGTCGTCGGCACCCAGCAGGCCACCCGCGTGATTCGCGATGGCCAGATGGTGACCGTCGACGGCACCGCGGGTCGGGTCCACCTGGAATAG